The Centroberyx gerrardi isolate f3 chromosome 12, fCenGer3.hap1.cur.20231027, whole genome shotgun sequence genome has a window encoding:
- the LOC139922570 gene encoding serine/threonine-protein kinase pim-2-like, whose product MACRSMQEFKSLGSERHQGNHSSPAVINRCNKPSNLLVEDAGAERRRSKRKASSGKSQEGASKRMRGTNRSPRSPAASQDHGGAAAPSSANPRRTNNRTTFKVRYEEAGPLGEGSYGSVYSGYRRSDRLPVAIKHIAKADVLYMQMALNGKMRRVPLEVVLLQKAGAGAEPGSVGSTAAVTLVDWFDLSNELVLVLERPVPAVDLDAYLEARGGHIQEHEAKIIMKQLVDAAAEIQAKGVFHRDIKLENVLIEMGSDVPRVRLIDFGCGCVLKEGAYTQAYGTPAYTPPEWYQRGSYRAGPTTVWQLGVLMFALLAGHLPFDTVRQIVHKKPKLGDGFSKNCQDFLKRCLNKCADGRFTLEHLQLHPWLD is encoded by the exons ATGGCCTGTCGGTCTATGCAGGAATTCAAGTCTCTGGGCTCCGAGAGACATCAAG GCAACCACAGCAGCCCAGCAGTCATCAACAGGTGCAACAAGCCCAGCAACCTACTGGTGGAGGATgcgggagcagagaggaggaggagcaagaggaaggCCAGCTCTGGGAAGAGCCAGGAGGGGGCCAGCAAGAGGATGAGGGGAACCAACCGAAGCCCTCGAAGCCCTGCGGCCTCCCAGGACCACGGCGGAGCTGCCGCGCCTTCCTCAGCCAACCCCAGAAGAACGAACAACAGAa ccACATTTAAGGTCAGGTACGAGGAGGCTGGCCCACTTGGCGAAGGAAGTTATGGATCGGTCTATAGTGGCTATCGGAGGTCGGACCGTTTGCCT GTTGCAATAAAACACATTGCCAAGGCAGATGTGTTGTACATGCAAATG GCTCTGAATGGGAAGATGCGTCGGGTTCCACTGGAGGTGGTACTGCTGCAGAAAGCAGGAGCGGGTGCTGAACCCGGATCAGTTGGCAGCACCGCAGCCGTGACCCTGGTCGACTGGTTCGACCTGTCCAACGAGCTGGTCCTGGTGCTCGAGAGACCCGTCCCCGCCGTGGACCTCGACGCCTACCTCGAGGCCAGAGGGGGCCACATCCAGGAGCACGAGGCCAAG ATCATCATGAAGCAGCTGGTTGACGCAGCCGCGGAGATTCAAGCCAAAGGAGTGTTTCACCGGGACATCAAGCTGGAGAACGTTCTGATCGAAATGGGCTCCGATGTCCCGCGTGTGCGGCTCATCGACTTCGGCTGCGGCTGCGTCCTGAAGGAAGGAGCTTACACCCAGGCCTATG GAACCCCTGCCTACACCCCTCCGGAGTGGTACCAGCGAGGCTCCTACAGAGCCGGTCCCACCACAGTGTGGCAGCTGGGGGTGCTGATGTTCGCGCTGCTGGCCGGACATCTGCCCTTTGACACCGTGAGGCAGATTGTGCACAAAAAGCCCAAACTGGGCGACGGGTTTTCCAAAA atTGTCAGGATTTTCTGAAAAGGTGTCTGAACAAGTGTGCCGATGGCCGCTTCACCCTGGAGCACCTGCAGCTCCACCCCTGGCTCGATTGA